From Nitrospiria bacterium, one genomic window encodes:
- a CDS encoding NAD(+)/NADH kinase, protein MKKIGIIAKPQNTHAVKKILDELLPWLAQQGKEAVLDTDTGSIAGLASPHQKSKVPDLVEMVIVLGGDGTLLSVARLVEGTDVPILGVNLGGLGFLTEVTVEELFSTLGKIFKNEFVTDDRLMLKAVVHRQGERVAQSLVLNDVVISKGTLARMINLEIFINGQFVTALRGDGLIVATPTGSTAYSLSAGGPIIYPSVEAMVITPISPHTLTNRPIVIPNNIHVEVVLKTREEGTTVTFDGQVGFSLRQEDVVEIETAESKIKLIRSPQRNYYEVLRRKLKWGEG, encoded by the coding sequence ATGAAGAAAATCGGAATCATCGCCAAACCGCAGAACACGCATGCCGTGAAGAAAATTTTGGACGAGCTTCTTCCCTGGCTGGCTCAGCAGGGAAAGGAAGCCGTTTTGGACACCGACACCGGATCGATCGCGGGCCTTGCTTCCCCCCATCAGAAATCCAAAGTGCCCGACTTGGTCGAAATGGTGATCGTTCTTGGCGGCGACGGCACGCTTCTGAGCGTCGCCCGCCTGGTCGAAGGGACGGACGTCCCGATCCTGGGCGTGAATCTGGGGGGCCTGGGTTTCCTGACGGAGGTCACGGTTGAAGAGTTGTTCAGCACGCTGGGAAAGATCTTCAAGAACGAGTTCGTGACGGACGACCGCCTGATGCTGAAGGCCGTCGTTCACCGGCAGGGGGAACGGGTGGCCCAGTCCCTCGTCTTGAACGACGTCGTCATCAGCAAGGGAACCCTGGCCCGGATGATCAATCTGGAGATTTTCATCAACGGCCAGTTCGTCACCGCGCTTCGGGGCGACGGGTTGATCGTGGCCACGCCGACGGGTTCGACGGCCTACTCCCTTTCGGCCGGGGGGCCGATCATCTATCCATCGGTCGAGGCGATGGTGATCACGCCCATCAGCCCGCACACCCTGACCAACCGGCCGATCGTGATCCCGAACAACATCCATGTGGAGGTCGTGCTGAAGACCCGCGAGGAGGGCACGACGGTAACCTTCGACGGCCAGGTCGGCTTCTCGCTGAGACAGGAAGACGTCGTCGAGATCGAGACGGCCGAGAGCAAAATCAAGCTGATCCGGTCGCCCCAACGGAATTATTATGAAGTGCTTCGTCGAAAACTAAAATGGGGGGAGGGATAA
- a CDS encoding CBS domain-containing protein, translated as MVKVKDMMAKNLFTISKKNKIKETADLMKKNGVGSLLVKEEDQILGIITETDIVHKVVAQGLSPQITTVDAVMSFPLMSIEADADVEEAGLQMVENGIRHLAVTQDGQVVGMISMRDLLRSFSSRGGGPSS; from the coding sequence ATGGTCAAGGTCAAGGACATGATGGCCAAAAATCTGTTTACCATCTCTAAAAAAAATAAAATCAAAGAAACGGCCGATTTGATGAAAAAAAACGGCGTCGGCAGTCTCCTCGTCAAGGAAGAGGATCAGATCCTCGGGATCATTACCGAAACGGACATCGTTCACAAGGTCGTGGCCCAGGGATTAAGTCCGCAGATCACCACGGTGGACGCGGTGATGAGCTTTCCCCTGATGAGCATCGAAGCGGACGCCGACGTGGAGGAGGCGGGGCTTCAGATGGTGGAGAACGGCATTCGCCATCTGGCCGTGACCCAGGATGGACAGGTGGTCGGAATGATCTCGATGCGCGATCTCCTGCGGTCCTTTTCCAGCCGCGGGGGAGGGCCGAGTTCCTGA
- a CDS encoding c-type cytochrome, producing MKRRTVYVLGIMGLMGFLAACSGGGENPVAFPPVPAEYADKHMPDGWWADPKIVEEGKKIFMGEANIDVNCSSCHGKDGKPVKRGARDFRQAENIKHFSDSFWFWRISEGVPNTKMKAWKEKLSEEDRWKVMAFEHTFSHGGQPSAHSDFVPPPAEAGAPK from the coding sequence ATGAAAAGAAGGACGGTATACGTTTTGGGAATCATGGGACTGATGGGTTTCTTGGCCGCGTGTTCGGGAGGCGGGGAGAACCCCGTCGCATTTCCTCCGGTTCCGGCGGAGTACGCCGACAAGCATATGCCCGACGGCTGGTGGGCGGATCCGAAGATCGTTGAAGAGGGAAAGAAAATTTTTATGGGCGAGGCGAATATCGACGTCAACTGCTCCAGCTGTCACGGAAAAGACGGCAAGCCGGTCAAACGGGGCGCACGCGATTTCCGCCAGGCCGAGAATATAAAACATTTTTCGGACAGTTTCTGGTTCTGGAGAATTTCAGAAGGGGTGCCGAACACCAAGATGAAGGCCTGGAAGGAAAAGCTTTCGGAAGAGGATCGCTGGAAGGTCATGGCCTTCGAGCACACCTTCTCACACGGCGGTCAGCCCTCCGCGCACAGCGATTTCGTGCCGCCGCCGGCTGAGGCCGGGGCGCCCAAATGA
- a CDS encoding cytochrome ubiquinol oxidase subunit I: MKRRGLTFFAVLLGLTGVALLAGAGLAQVPEPEAYSIPGIENRSLVWVAAQMHILFAAFILGAPIFVVISEWIGMRKNDPRYDRLAKEVTKVTTILYSMTALTGGLFILFLVGLYPNLTSFMVSHFFPIFAVIYPLLFILETLVLYLYWYTWEKLSGPKKGRHVAIGVLLNIIGLTTLVVINAPTSFMNTPPHPIETATLWDSIYNYSWMPLNLHRTIGNVTFGGFITGLIAAYMYMFAKTPEEKAYYDWMGFVGNLIGVGALLLLPLAGYILAAEFFEFDASIGPYMMADQLSMYFEMQGAMVGLIFMASNLYIWQSMKRISGIESMKFLGVHSTTIVKSGFAVILLGNAIWMTPHGFSATQATSTDALELPSDWGFLALMPAKSTAAALIVAVTIINYIIYNRAIKRGTIQWGKIDFSSQFVLIFLAFSAIWTMGLMGAVRSLVRKYFHVYILFPDYTPESYTPTLAHASVLITSMTLVFFAIVSLAIWLSLRMGKTKES, encoded by the coding sequence ATGAAACGCCGCGGGCTGACCTTCTTCGCGGTTCTCCTCGGTCTGACGGGTGTCGCGTTGTTGGCCGGGGCGGGTCTGGCTCAGGTCCCGGAGCCGGAGGCGTATTCGATCCCGGGGATCGAGAACCGGTCGCTTGTATGGGTCGCGGCGCAGATGCACATTCTTTTCGCGGCGTTTATTCTCGGCGCGCCGATCTTCGTCGTGATCTCGGAGTGGATCGGGATGCGTAAAAACGATCCCCGTTACGACCGGCTGGCCAAAGAAGTGACCAAGGTCACGACGATCCTGTACAGCATGACGGCGCTGACGGGAGGATTGTTTATCCTGTTTCTGGTGGGACTCTATCCCAACCTGACCAGCTTCATGGTGAGCCATTTCTTCCCCATCTTCGCCGTCATCTACCCGCTTCTTTTCATCCTCGAGACGCTGGTGCTCTACCTTTACTGGTATACGTGGGAGAAGCTTTCGGGGCCGAAAAAAGGCCGCCACGTGGCGATCGGGGTGTTGCTGAATATCATCGGACTGACTACGCTCGTGGTCATCAACGCCCCGACCTCGTTCATGAACACGCCGCCCCATCCCATCGAAACCGCCACGCTCTGGGATTCGATTTACAACTACAGCTGGATGCCGTTGAATCTTCACCGCACGATCGGCAACGTGACCTTCGGAGGTTTTATCACCGGGCTGATCGCGGCGTATATGTACATGTTCGCCAAGACGCCGGAGGAGAAGGCGTATTACGACTGGATGGGGTTCGTGGGGAATCTGATCGGCGTGGGGGCCCTGTTGCTTCTTCCGCTGGCCGGCTACATTCTGGCGGCCGAGTTCTTCGAGTTCGACGCTTCGATCGGGCCGTACATGATGGCCGACCAGCTTTCGATGTACTTCGAGATGCAGGGCGCCATGGTCGGTCTGATCTTCATGGCCAGCAATCTCTACATCTGGCAATCGATGAAGCGCATTTCGGGCATCGAATCCATGAAGTTCCTTGGAGTCCACAGCACCACGATCGTGAAGTCCGGCTTTGCGGTGATTCTTCTCGGAAACGCGATCTGGATGACGCCGCACGGTTTCTCCGCGACGCAGGCGACCTCGACCGACGCGCTGGAGCTGCCCTCCGACTGGGGCTTCCTGGCCCTGATGCCGGCGAAGAGCACGGCGGCGGCCCTGATCGTGGCGGTGACGATCATCAACTACATCATCTACAACCGGGCCATCAAGCGCGGCACGATTCAATGGGGCAAGATCGACTTCTCGTCCCAGTTCGTCCTGATCTTCCTGGCCTTCTCGGCCATCTGGACGATGGGCCTGATGGGCGCGGTGCGTTCCCTGGTGCGGAAATATTTCCATGTCTACATTCTGTTTCCGGACTACACGCCCGAGTCCTACACGCCCACGCTCGCCCATGCCAGCGTGCTGATCACGTCGATGACCCTTGTATTCTTCGCGATCGTCAGCCTGGCGATCTGGCTCAGCCTGCGGATGGGGAAAACCAAAGAATCGTGA
- a CDS encoding cytochrome c: protein MTGQKSFFDIVKWKLIVCTAIGAALWFVSGALAFPTVFRIMFVLYAVLGFVVFLLLDLPPMPELSGGRAVLAILAFYVICSAIYVGAGTNLPQFDPNWEKGKIAMIIEAKKRSHPDIRPQEILKQTEDLSNKTNELMDRLAKLEESMTGQSTAGEAPTAEELAKKRAATSGAPPSDPVAYGKEVYELYECYNCHKIGGKGSVKKRGPMLDNIGNLATVDMIKKKVYNPKFMMADGFDKEYEKGLMPKNYTELISEEELNALATYLSTLKNTSVNTPKPIVKQP, encoded by the coding sequence ATGACGGGTCAGAAGAGCTTTTTCGACATCGTGAAATGGAAGCTGATCGTCTGCACGGCGATCGGCGCGGCGCTCTGGTTCGTGAGCGGCGCGCTGGCCTTTCCCACCGTCTTCCGGATCATGTTCGTTCTGTATGCGGTGCTGGGCTTTGTGGTCTTCCTTCTGCTGGATCTCCCGCCTATGCCTGAACTCTCGGGGGGCAGGGCCGTCCTGGCGATCCTGGCCTTCTATGTGATTTGCTCGGCGATCTATGTCGGGGCCGGCACCAATCTGCCCCAGTTCGATCCCAACTGGGAGAAGGGCAAGATCGCGATGATCATCGAGGCTAAGAAGCGGAGCCACCCGGATATACGGCCCCAGGAGATTCTCAAGCAAACCGAGGACCTGTCCAACAAAACCAACGAACTCATGGATCGTCTGGCCAAACTGGAGGAGTCCATGACCGGCCAGAGCACCGCGGGCGAGGCGCCCACGGCCGAAGAGCTCGCCAAGAAGAGAGCGGCGACGTCGGGCGCCCCTCCGTCGGATCCGGTCGCCTATGGGAAAGAGGTCTACGAACTCTATGAATGTTACAACTGCCACAAGATCGGCGGGAAGGGCAGCGTCAAGAAACGCGGGCCGATGCTGGACAACATCGGAAATCTTGCGACGGTGGACATGATCAAGAAGAAAGTCTACAACCCCAAGTTCATGATGGCGGACGGTTTCGATAAGGAGTATGAAAAGGGGCTCATGCCGAAAAATTACACGGAACTGATCTCGGAGGAGGAGCTGAACGCCTTGGCGACCTATCTGTCCACGTTGAAAAACACGAGCGTCAACACCCCCAAGCCGATTGTCAAACAGCCGTGA
- a CDS encoding ubiquinol-cytochrome c reductase iron-sulfur subunit has product MTIKIKSKVRCSDREVGEVSRVIIDPIAKSVSHIVVQTDGTERVVPIDGQAVLAEGLVQFGFPSSQMGQYPPLERGNYQQVKEVEIAGLERHLEVFPGEALVPVPTLERDLTRRAFFTNFTNAIGVVLALPLVYPVLRYLTFPMFPGYNNNWIRIGNINQVTDIDKPKQVKFEKTVKEGYLERKFQKSNWVVRMSDDVRKEIFHAKPIEYKDENGKVYWVDPPDNPVVVYSGKCPHLGCAYKWKENHKRFGKVFWCPCHLSIYDVGGKVLDGPAPRRLDVLPMRISGTGDIEIIDAEFKAGKDHMVRII; this is encoded by the coding sequence ATGACGATCAAGATCAAATCCAAGGTGCGCTGCAGCGATCGCGAAGTCGGCGAGGTGTCGCGGGTCATCATCGATCCCATCGCCAAGTCGGTCAGCCACATCGTCGTTCAGACAGACGGGACGGAACGGGTTGTCCCCATCGACGGACAGGCCGTTCTTGCGGAGGGCCTGGTCCAGTTCGGATTCCCCTCGTCCCAAATGGGCCAGTACCCGCCGTTGGAACGGGGGAACTACCAGCAGGTGAAGGAAGTCGAAATCGCCGGGCTGGAACGGCACCTCGAAGTGTTTCCGGGCGAGGCCCTCGTTCCGGTCCCGACGCTCGAGCGGGATCTGACCCGCCGGGCGTTCTTTACGAATTTCACGAACGCCATCGGCGTTGTTCTCGCGCTGCCCTTGGTCTATCCGGTCCTGCGGTATCTCACGTTTCCGATGTTTCCGGGCTATAACAACAACTGGATCCGGATCGGCAATATCAATCAAGTCACGGACATCGACAAACCGAAGCAGGTGAAGTTCGAAAAAACGGTCAAGGAAGGCTACCTCGAACGGAAGTTCCAGAAGTCGAACTGGGTGGTTCGAATGTCGGACGATGTGAGAAAAGAGATCTTTCACGCGAAACCGATCGAATACAAGGATGAAAACGGAAAAGTCTACTGGGTGGACCCGCCGGACAACCCGGTCGTCGTCTATTCCGGCAAATGTCCCCATCTGGGCTGCGCGTACAAGTGGAAGGAAAATCACAAGCGCTTCGGGAAGGTGTTTTGGTGCCCCTGCCATTTGAGCATTTATGACGTGGGCGGCAAGGTGCTGGACGGGCCGGCCCCCCGGAGGCTCGATGTGCTTCCGATGCGGATTTCCGGAACCGGAGACATCGAGATCATCGATGCCGAGTTCAAGGCCGGCAAGGATCACATGGTGCGAATTATCTGA
- a CDS encoding cytochrome b N-terminal domain-containing protein, protein MSLFQNIYNWIDERIDLKTLQAKMLNEPMPGGSSYAYAFGSALLFIFIMQATTGIFLMFYYAPTADHAWQSTQYILKELDFGWLILSIHFWGSSAMVVMVVCHMLQVFVWGAFKKPREMVWIAGIFLFLIVMGFGFTGYLLPWDQRAFWATTVGVEIMDKAPIVGDFMARFLRGGPSAGAQTLSRFFVIHVMILPAALVIMFSLHLFFFRKAGPAGPFKAVKPVLEAKMEYFFPRQVYKDIVVMAGVFLAIATLAVVSPVELLDQASPEPTDYNPEPEWYFLFLFQLLRLKMFSGQLGEFLGAIALPGLFVLLLLSLPFINRNPERHPLKRPFAMSAVALLMVAIGVLTWMAIASRSQ, encoded by the coding sequence ATGTCGTTATTTCAGAACATCTATAACTGGATCGATGAGCGGATCGATCTCAAGACGCTCCAGGCGAAGATGCTCAACGAGCCGATGCCGGGCGGTTCGAGCTATGCGTACGCCTTCGGCTCCGCCCTCCTCTTTATCTTCATCATGCAGGCCACCACGGGGATCTTCCTGATGTTCTATTACGCCCCGACGGCGGATCATGCCTGGCAGAGCACGCAATACATCTTAAAAGAGCTGGATTTCGGATGGCTCATTCTCAGCATCCATTTTTGGGGTTCCTCCGCCATGGTCGTCATGGTGGTCTGCCACATGCTCCAGGTTTTCGTCTGGGGCGCGTTCAAGAAACCCCGCGAGATGGTCTGGATTGCCGGGATTTTTCTTTTTCTGATCGTGATGGGCTTCGGTTTCACGGGCTACCTCCTGCCCTGGGATCAACGCGCCTTCTGGGCCACGACCGTCGGCGTCGAGATCATGGACAAGGCCCCCATCGTGGGCGACTTCATGGCCCGTTTCCTGCGGGGCGGCCCCTCGGCCGGCGCTCAGACCCTGAGCCGTTTTTTCGTCATTCATGTGATGATCCTGCCGGCCGCGTTGGTGATCATGTTTTCCCTTCATCTCTTCTTTTTCCGGAAGGCCGGCCCGGCCGGCCCCTTCAAGGCGGTCAAACCCGTTCTGGAGGCCAAGATGGAATACTTTTTCCCGAGACAGGTCTATAAAGACATCGTGGTGATGGCGGGCGTCTTTTTGGCGATCGCGACACTGGCCGTTGTATCGCCGGTCGAGCTGCTGGACCAGGCTTCACCCGAGCCGACCGATTACAACCCGGAGCCGGAATGGTACTTCCTGTTTCTGTTTCAGTTGCTCCGTTTAAAGATGTTTTCGGGCCAGCTCGGCGAATTTCTGGGCGCGATCGCGCTTCCGGGGCTTTTTGTCTTGTTGCTGCTGTCGCTTCCGTTTATCAACCGGAATCCGGAGCGCCATCCGCTCAAGCGGCCCTTCGCGATGAGCGCGGTGGCCCTGTTGATGGTCGCGATCGGGGTCCTGACCTGGATGGCGATCGCCAGCCGGTCGCAATGA